The Anas acuta chromosome 14, bAnaAcu1.1, whole genome shotgun sequence DNA window TCGGAATGACTGTGACAGAGCTGGTTCCCAAAAGAACAGAGCTGATTCCCAAAAACCAGGTCTCTGGCTCTAAATGAGACCAAAAGTGGCCTTTGGGGTCCTCAGAAATAGGGCACGAGatggctgtgctggaggtgaTGCTTGGCAAGGCAGATTCGGCGTGGAGAACTGTACTGCCTACCCTGCTACTGCCTGCCCCTCTTCcaatttcatggaaaaaaacaacccacaatgATTTTAAGCCAGCAAACTTCACCAACATTTCCAGAAATAAGGATACACACAGCAAAGAGATGAAAGGGAAGGTGCGCACCCAAAGCTCTCAGTGTTTTGTGCTGTGAAACCTTCCCAGAGCAGCACAATTCATGTCTGAACATGAAGCCTCTGGTGTTTAAACTTTAACTCATCACCTCATGGTGAAGCAGTGGCCACGTCATGCACAGAAATCAACATtcctagaaaatatttaaagttagAAAGGGCAACCCTTTGTACTATAAATACAACTTCCCAGAAAAGGGTTGTGAAAAAAGTACCCGTGTGGCCCAGTGCTTTAATATACGCACTGCACATCCAGATACACGCTACCTCCCCGCCATGGAGGTGAAAACTTTCCCTCTCTTGGTTGTGGAGGATGGAAAGTCATGGTATGTGTTCCCTAGGTTTTTGTTATAGAACCCCtgaatcattagggttggaagaGACGTCCAAGATCATCTCATCCAACCGTccttagggacatggtttagtgggtgcCATTGGCGGTAGCGTGACGGTTGGGCCAGCTGACCgtgaaggtctcttccaaccttagTGGTTCTAGGACTCTGTGACCCCAATGCccccagtgtcacccactaaccatgtccccaagcaccgcATCCACCCTTCCCTCgcacacccccagggacggtgaccccaccacctccttgGACGACCCACCCCAACACCCggctgctctttctgagtaGAAATGGCTCTGAATTCCCACCCTGACCCTCGCTGAGGCCAAGGGGACCAACAACAACCAGGGCCATGGGTGCAAGGGAACCAGCACTGATGGGGGCTGATAATGGCGCCAGCCTTACCCAACATGGGGGCGTGGCCTGAGGACGCCATATATGGTCAAGTGGGCGTGGTCTGAGAGCAAAATATCTACATATATGGACAAATGGGCGTGGCCAAAAGGAGGGGCGGAGCTTATGGCAGGGGGCGTGGCTTTGCGCTGGCGCTATAAGGCGGGGGCGCGCCGCCCGGCTCCTGCTCCGCCCCGCGCCGTTCCGTGCCGAGCCGCCCCGTtgagcccagcccggccccgtcCCAGCGGCAATTCCTGCTGCGCCACAGCCATGGCGGCGCTGACGGTGAAAGCCTACCTGCTGGGCAAGGAGGAGGCGGCCCGCGAGATCCGCcgcttctccctgcagccccccctccGCTACCAGGCTGTCTGCGAGCGGGTGGCTGAGCTCTTCCAAGGCTTGCTGCGGGCCGGGGCGCCGCCGGCCTTTCGGCTGCACTATAAGGGTGAGGGGTCGTCTAcaggggggttgtggggggggtGATCCCATCGTGGTCGGGGGTCTGATCCTGTCCGTGCCTCTCCTGCAGATGAGGACGGGGACCTGATCGCGTTCTCCAGTGacgaggagctggagctggccaTGCCCTTCGTGCGGGATGGAGTCTTTCGTGTTTATATCAAAGGTAATGGCTCGAGGGGGGGCAAAGCAGGGCCCTGATGTACGCTGCAGATTCCCGGGGAGGTGAAttgaggggtggggagggggctggaggggagccCACCCTGCTGAGGGGAGGTGGGCAGACCCCAGGTGTCCTCCGAGCTTTGTCACTGCTGGCACAGTGACAGCCACCTCCATGGAAGCCCTTCCCACCACTGGTGGTCTCAGTGGTCACAGGGACACGTTGGGAAGCCAAAATGCCAGCTTAATTGCCAGTGTGCTGTTGTGCCCTAGTCCCTTCTGTTTGCTTAGACACCTGCAGAGCTTTACCAGCAGCCCACCTACTGACTCACACGGGCTGTCACTCTCGTCTCCGCGCTCAtctgctctgcctcctggcACCCCTTCTGAACTTCCTCTCGAGAAACATTCTGTCCTTGCAGAGCTTAGGGAGGTAGGATGAGCCGCCAAATGGGGTGGTGCTGTGCTAATCTAAAATAAACATGGAAAGATACTGCTAGGGATGAGGTATGCTCAATTTGAGGAGCAGGTATGTCTGTGAACCCCCTTCATGCTTGGTTTAAGTTCTCATACATGCCCCTGGCTTGTGTTTGGCAGCCAGCGTAAAAATAAACTGACCTAGTAAGTCAATACTGCTGTGACAAGGGCTGTTTGtgtttccttctcctctgcctGATTTCCAACCTTTAAATAGTAACCTCGTTCTTGATGCAAAGTTCCCTTTCCTTAATAGAGAAAAAGGAGTGCAGGCGGGAGCATCGCTCGCAGTGCAGCCAGGAGCCTCCCCGTGATATGGTGCACCCCAATGTCATCTGTGATGGCTGCGAAGGGCCGGTGGTGGGTGCTAGATTCAAGTGCACCGTCTGTCCAGACTATGACCTGTGCAGCACCTGTGAGGGTAAAGGCATCCACAAGGAGCACAACATGGTGATGTTTCAAAGTCCACTGCTAAATCCGTTTGAGGTGAGTAAAATCTATGGAGTGGGACTAATGCATGAGATGTTCCCCAAATATAAGCACTAAGCTTAATTTACTTGGAATCTGTGTGAACATGGTCACATGAACGTTACCCTTCACAGTGGCTTCCCCGTGGACGCTGGCTCCGTAAGATGCGGCATGGTGTGCCACCCTTCCCGTGGATGCACTGCTGGGGCtatcctggccctgcaggtcCATGCCAAAACTCGGAACGAGCCCAGgccagtgctgctgcctccagtcAGCCTGCTGCGGAAGGTAAGAGGAGATGCTCTGCTAAacagggtggtggtggaggagctggagtaGGTGGGAATCTGGGTGGAAAAACAGGCATGGGAACTAATCTAATTTGCTTAAAATAACTAGGACATTTTGGGACAGAGTGCTGTTTCTCTTAAGGTGTATTTAGGGCCCAGGCAATAGATGAGGCTGTAGAGAGACTACTTAGAATGAAACCAAGCAGAGCTGTTAGGTCAAGCATGTCACTACTGTGCTCTAGATCTGCCTTTCAGCATGGCTAATGAGCCTTAACAATGCTAATGCCACTGGTTTATTGTTGCAGAGGTGGCTCAGAATTAGATTTGGTCTCTCTACTTATTGCTTTTGTGCAGTGACGTTTCTCAGAAAACAATCACTGAATACTCTTGGGGATATGCTCTATAGGTGCTCTTTCCCTTTGGGCTGCTATTTGTACTAATACAAATTGTTCTTCTAGAAGCTTCTACTAACAGCCCGCCCCAGGACCCCAACGTCACCTTCTTAAAGAATGTTGGGGAGAGTGTTGCAGCTTTTCTGAGCCCTATGGGTAAGTTACTTACGGTGTCATCCATGTCCCTGAGACTGGCTTAGCTCCtaacaggagcagcagccagctgtcGTGGCTGATGGAATCGCTTCATGCTACTAAGCCTTGAAGCTTTAACTTTATTCCTTGTACTAAAATTGCCTAGGCTTAGGGCATCTTAGTACCTTTTTAGAGTCCTCTTGTGGAAGGAAATGAGGAGTGATTTCATTAACATGTCACCACTAACATTAACTCAGTGGTGACTTGGGGCTGAGCCTTGCTATGCATTTATGTAAGTTCTGCCTTGACTCTCTAAATGTACGGCTGTCCATCTAGAGGAAGGTGATTGTGGTGCTTCACACCTCAATTATTACCTGTTAAATGGGAAACTGGCAGATTACAGTAATGTTACAGCATTTATGCTAGGATTAATGCATGCTTTaagaatgcttttgaaaatgtcttgATATTTTCTTGGTCTGAAATATGTTCCTAGGTATTGAAGTTGATATTGATGTGGAACATGGAGGACAGAGAAGCAAAGTGACTCCTGTTTCTTCCAATCTGGAGAAGAACGATGCTGAGTCAAGCAGCGGTACTCCTGACCAGAACGCTCAGACCAAACCATACTGGAATAGCACAGATCCTGTTACGGTAGTAAATACGGTTGCAGAGCAGATACAAGACATGGTGATAGATCCTGTGCCCACACAAATGGAAGATGGCAGCTTCCAGACCCAGGTACGAGAACCATGGCATTAATATGCTTGCTGAggcttttcagtaaagaaagcCATTAAACATGTGTTATAGGGTTGATAATTGGAGTGTCAGTGCTTAAGTGATGCACAGCACCTCAGCTTTACTGATTTACAGCAAAGGTGATGGGACTTGTGAATTGAAAGCTTCATACTATAGATAGTAGGAGCATGCATCCTACCTGGAAGGCACTGCAGCACCTGGAccttctttcttcccatttcaGGAACACAGTGAGTCTAGCAGTTCATCAGGGGGTGATGAGGACTGGACCCACTTGTCTTCCAAAGAAGTGGATCCTTCCACAGGTGAACTGCAGTCTCTGCAAATGCCCGAGACAGAGGGTCCCAGCTCCCTGGATGTATCTCAAGATCCTCCACAGCCAGGACCTACAGGACTGCGAGAGGCTGCACTCTacccacatctcccaccaggtATGAGAATGTATGGAGGTTTCATAGTTGAGAGTAACTTCCACTCAAACTTCCAACTTGCCCAGTATAAGCAAATCTACTTAGAGATGGTAGGAACCAAGCTCATCTAAGTTAGAGGTGACCTTGTTAGCTGGTATGGCAGTGCTCTGCACCTTGTTAGAAGCAGGTTCTCTGCTTGAATGTGGGCAGCTAGGTATTAAAGACTTTGTATTAGAACTAACCTAAGCTACTGTTCAAGCAACATGAAAAATGTGGTATCCAAACTCCTGTCCTTGCTATATACTCCTAAGAGTCTTCTAATGAAAGATCTAGACAGCACATCCTGTATGTTATGACACACTTATGGCAGGAGCTAGGTAATGTGCCAGCTGTAACTTAACTGAAACCAGCAGCCCTGAGGCTCACAGCAAGGCCAGCTGAACCTGACTCAGCAGGATTCTGACTCAGCAGTTTTCTTAGCAGcttacatgttttatttcaaaatgtctgTTCTCCTAGGAGACAAAGGAGAACACATCCTTGAGCACTTGTCAGCTATGCTAGATTTACTAGGCTTAGTGCCAGCCTACCTCGTGAGTGCTATTAAAGCCTTGGCTGGTTTGCTAATTACATAAAGTGTTTCAATTTCAAACTATCCCTCTCTTAACAGAAGCGGATCCTCGCTTGATTGAATCCCTGTCCCAGATGCTCTCTATGGGTTTCTCAGATGAGGGTGGATGGCTCACTCGACTTCTGCAGACAAAGAACTGTGACATCGGGGCAGCACTAGATGCCATCCAATATTCCAAGCAGCCTCCTCACATGTAGTAGTCTACAtaacaaaaagcactttttctCACTGAAACAAGACAAGGCCGTACAATTAACTCTAGTGATACATCTTCCTTCCTGCTAAGGGTTTGTTTCATGTTCCTATCATGTTGCTAAGTGCTTGTAGagtcaaggaaaaaataaatactacttCCTTTCACATGTGATAAGCCTGTGTGTTTGATCAGAGATGTATTACTAATGGGAACTTGGGTAGAAAGATGGTCTAGGCCCAGAGCACATGACTTTACCAAGCAACTCCCAGCATCAGGGAGGCAGCCTAggactgtgtatttttttttttttcctcatgtagTGGGGGTTTTATTTGAGCAGACACTTAGGGCTATACACTACTGAAGGGAAATCAACTGGGTTGGCTCTGaagcctgctctgcagctctggaaGAAAGGGTTGCTATGGGAGATCTAAACAGAGGCAGAACAAGGGAAGAGGGTTGGAGTTCACAATGGAGAGTTAGTCACAGAACTTCTTTGTGCTGGTCTGAGATCCTTAGAGACCTAGAGGTTTCTCCTTGTTCCACTTCCCTCCCCCAGCTGACCTACTTCCATTCTTATTTCTAAGATTCTTGCTAGATAACATTATACAACCCCAGCACTTGCTCCTTGCAGCTGTCTTTTCCCATAAGACACCTGTACAGCATTTAAAGAACTTTAATAGTGCAATTAAAGCCCCCTTCACTTCAAATTCTTCCTTCAGTACTCAATGTACCAAACATATGCTGGACatacaaaaaggaaagcaatgcTGGAAGTACTTGAATTTCTCAGAAATCATCATCAAACTCCTCACCAGTACAGAAGAGGTGTTCACGAGAAATGCTGCTAGGCTTAGGCCTGGTGTTATGATTAACAGGGCTGGTTGTAGGGGATCCTGTAGCAGCTTCAAGGGTACCAGTTCCAGCCCCTAGCAAGTGGCCTTGAGGTTTTTGAACCAATGCACCCTTTCCCTGGGAGCAACTGATGCTGGACAGCATGCTGCCAGGTGATTCTAAGGcaagctgctctgtgctgataTTGGACTTCTTAAATTTAAAACCAGTATTTGGAGGTAGAGCACTTTGTGCTTGTTCTGAGTATCTAGTGGCCGTACTTACTGCAGTGGTGCTGTGTTGTCCCAACGTTCCACTGCCATCCTGTGGTGACAAGGTGACCCTGGCAGCATTTTCACTATCGTCAGAACATGAAAGAAATTTTTCCCACTTTGAGGGTTTGGTACAAGCAGTTGGGGGCTGTGTGTTTTCCTGTGGCACTACAGCCTGACAGACAGCAGGTACTGTACTGTCTGCAGAAACAGCATCTCCGTCACCTTGATCAGGAACGGTTATTGAACATTTCTTGTGCTGTAACAAGAAAGAGCTTAGTTAGAAATCCAGCATGTATAGCATAGTAAAGCTTCACAGAAGCAGACAAAGAAAGAGCACTCCCATCCTTCAAATATACTTAAGTTTTCACCAGCACTCTGAAGCAGAGCTGAGTATAGTGCTCTGGGTGGGGCCATGAACCCTGGGCTGTGAAGAGTCAAGTCACCTGGCAGGGCAAATAATCACAGTAACCTCAATAACTGCATGCTGCACAAGTGCTGCTGCTCAAAGGCAAAACAGcccagagagcagctgtgctgaTGGAGGAATCTGGCTCAGCCACTTTTAGCTTACACAAGAGGGCATGGCTTTTGCCTGAGTAAAACCTTTCAGAGAGAAACACCCAATACAATTGTCTTCACCTCTCTGGTTATTGAAATAGGTGAGCGGTGGAAGACTTATAGAACTTCAAAATTGCAATGACATAAAAGAAGCAAAGGGAACACTGTTTTGATTTACTGGTAGGAAGCATCTTCTACAGTTAAAATACCTAAGAGGTTTTAACCTTTTTGGCTTGGTAGGCAAGCTGGAAAGCTCCATTTTCCTCTGAGTGCTCCTGAACATCACTGTAGAGGAAtctcttctgctgtttcctggccaaaaaaaacattcacaaagAGGACCCATTAGCTTCACTGTGAATTTTAACACAAACAAATCACCGGAAGCGTTCAGAAAAAGCATACTTCTAGCAATAAAAAGGTTAAGTCAAGCAGTCCATTGCAGCCTGTACTTTGTTCAGCTACCAGAGATGAAATACTTCCCACATCCCCAAACCAAGTGTCATCACTCAGAGGCAggaattaccaaaaaaaaaaagttctttctgTACCTTTGTTCTTCTACAGCATTCTTCCTCCAGGAACAGAACTGTTGCCCTTCTGtactttcctcctcctcctcctgatcttcACTGTCCTTGTCCAGATACTTACTCCAGCGACTGACTTCTACCCTTCCCTCCTACAACATTGGAGAATTactaaaaacagcaaaatacaagGTTCTCAAATTTGGCATTATCACGTACATGCAGAATGCCTCAAAAGAAAAGTCAGGCAGgatatatttctgtaatttgtcCCCAGGTTCAGTATCTTGGAGCAGAGAGTTTTTGTATACACctcattctgtgtttctgctggAGCGTGATCATATACACGGTCATCTCAGCTGCATGAACCAACATAAAGGGATCACAAACTTCACTTTGATTCACCCAGAGGTCAGCATGGGTTGGTATGTACTTCAGCTTTGTAGGTATCTTACCTGCTGGACTGAAGTCTCTTCACCATGGGCTGCTGTCTTTTCGTTGTCATTTACAGATTCTTCTATGCACCTAAGAGAGATAGAATTGCAGCTGGAGTTTCTTGTCCAGCTTATAAACAAATTAGTCTGcttatttgtgtttttcagatCATCTAGTCATAGCAAAAGACACTGGATAGAAAGCATGGAGAGGAACACTGGGTAGGAAGcctatcaggaaaaaaaaaccaaaaaaatatagaaaagcaGATCATAGATGTCAAAGACTTTCAGGATACATTGCCcaaatactgggaaaaaatTTAGAGTGTAGCCTGCCTTTCTCCTATACAAATAGAGTAGCTAGTCTGATCTAAAACTGCTAACCATGAAATGGGAAATTTTAATTGATCATAACTACAGATATAACAGCATATCTTTCAGGACAACAGCTTAAACCCCTAATTATATCCCAAGCAAGCAAGTAAAAAGGGAAGTTATTTCATAATGTTTTGGGAAAAGCAACACCAACTCTTTTTG harbors:
- the SQSTM1 gene encoding sequestosome-1 isoform X1: MAALTVKAYLLGKEEAAREIRRFSLQPPLRYQAVCERVAELFQGLLRAGAPPAFRLHYKDEDGDLIAFSSDEELELAMPFVRDGVFRVYIKEKKECRREHRSQCSQEPPRDMVHPNVICDGCEGPVVGARFKCTVCPDYDLCSTCEGKGIHKEHNMVMFQSPLLNPFEWLPRGRWLRKMRHGVPPFPWMHCWGYPGPAGPCQNSERAQASAAASSQPAAEEASTNSPPQDPNVTFLKNVGESVAAFLSPMGIEVDIDVEHGGQRSKVTPVSSNLEKNDAESSSGTPDQNAQTKPYWNSTDPVTVVNTVAEQIQDMVIDPVPTQMEDGSFQTQEHSESSSSSGGDEDWTHLSSKEVDPSTGELQSLQMPETEGPSSLDVSQDPPQPGPTGLREAALYPHLPPEADPRLIESLSQMLSMGFSDEGGWLTRLLQTKNCDIGAALDAIQYSKQPPHM
- the SQSTM1 gene encoding sequestosome-1 isoform X2; this translates as MAALTVKAYLLGKEEAAREIRRFSLQPPLRYQAVCERVAELFQGLLRAGAPPAFRLHYKDEDGDLIAFSSDEELELAMPFVRDGVFRVYIKEKKECRREHRSQCSQEPPRDMVHPNVICDGCEGPVVGARFKCTVCPDYDLCSTCEGKGIHKEHNMVMFQSPLLNPFEWLPRGRWLRKMRHGVPPFPWMHCWGYPGPAGPCQNSERAQASAAASSQPAAEASTNSPPQDPNVTFLKNVGESVAAFLSPMGIEVDIDVEHGGQRSKVTPVSSNLEKNDAESSSGTPDQNAQTKPYWNSTDPVTVVNTVAEQIQDMVIDPVPTQMEDGSFQTQEHSESSSSSGGDEDWTHLSSKEVDPSTGELQSLQMPETEGPSSLDVSQDPPQPGPTGLREAALYPHLPPEADPRLIESLSQMLSMGFSDEGGWLTRLLQTKNCDIGAALDAIQYSKQPPHM
- the SQSTM1 gene encoding sequestosome-1 isoform X3; the protein is MAALTVKAYLLGKEEAAREIRRFSLQPPLRYQAVCERVAELFQGLLRAGAPPAFRLHYKDEDGDLIAFSSDEELELAMPFVRDGVFRVYIKEKKECRREHRSQCSQEPPRDMVHPNVICDGCEGPVVGARFKCTVCPDYDLCSTCEGKGIHKEHNMVMFQSPLLNPFEWLPRGRWLRKMRHGVPPFPWMHCWGYPGPAGPCQNSERAQASAAASSQPAAEGIEVDIDVEHGGQRSKVTPVSSNLEKNDAESSSGTPDQNAQTKPYWNSTDPVTVVNTVAEQIQDMVIDPVPTQMEDGSFQTQEHSESSSSSGGDEDWTHLSSKEVDPSTGELQSLQMPETEGPSSLDVSQDPPQPGPTGLREAALYPHLPPEADPRLIESLSQMLSMGFSDEGGWLTRLLQTKNCDIGAALDAIQYSKQPPHM
- the MRNIP gene encoding MRN complex-interacting protein; the protein is MATAGGGMAAPCWVLRCCSCRLFQAQQAKRSAKWSCSVCGQRQALLKVYGRGSGRDCRHHVQKLNSLQGEAEEAIARTARCIEESVNDNEKTAAHGEETSVQQEGRVEVSRWSKYLDKDSEDQEEEEESTEGQQFCSWRKNAVEEQRKQQKRFLYSDVQEHSEENGAFQLAYQAKKHKKCSITVPDQGDGDAVSADSTVPAVCQAVVPQENTQPPTACTKPSKWEKFLSCSDDSENAARVTLSPQDGSGTLGQHSTTAVSTATRYSEQAQSALPPNTGFKFKKSNISTEQLALESPGSMLSSISCSQGKGALVQKPQGHLLGAGTGTLEAATGSPTTSPVNHNTRPKPSSISREHLFCTGEEFDDDF